A window from Prinia subflava isolate CZ2003 ecotype Zambia chromosome Z, Cam_Psub_1.2, whole genome shotgun sequence encodes these proteins:
- the SLC6A14 gene encoding sodium- and chloride-dependent neutral and basic amino acid transporter B(0+) isoform X2, translating into MGNWQSGGGRQEEYLGISWTSSPPAYAHPFQLLSYVKDFSLTNEKDAQSGGSDENSERGNWSSKADYLLSMVGYAVGLGNVWRFPYLTYQNGGGAFLIPYTLMLALAGLPLFFMECSLGQFASLGPVSIWRILPLFQGVGITMVIISTFVTIYYNVIIAYALYYLFASFQKVLPWSDCFSWADEFCSKTQIVSDCNATLHGEIIHANYSFVTSNNLTCINGTIDYKPVQFPSEQYWNKVTLQRSSGLDETGRIVWYLALCLLLSWIIVGAALFKGIKSSGKVVYFTALFPYIILLILLVRGATLEGALDGIEYYIGRQSNITKLMEAEVWKDAATQIFYSLSVAWGGLVALSSYNRFHNNCYSDAILVCVTNCVTSIFAGFAIFSILGHMAFVSKRPVSEVVDSGFELAFVAYPEALSQLPVSPLWSFLFFFMLVLLGLDSQFATIETLTTTIQDISPRVMKKLRMPVTMGLCALFFLLGLICVTQAGIYWVNLIDHFCAGWGILIAAVLEIVGIVYIYGGNRFIEDIEMMIGKKSFFFWLWWKMCWFFITPVLLMAILVWSLVTFSSPTYGSVSYPTWGTAVGWCMIIFCVIWIPIAAIVKIVQAEGTLVQRLVSCCRPAANWGPYLESHRGERYSHIVDPKKNKEHEIPTVAAFIVYQQ; encoded by the exons ATGGGGAACTGGCAGTCCGGAGGTGGAAGACAAGAGGAGTATCTGG GGATCAGCTGGACTAGCAGCCCACCTGCCTATGCCCACCCTTTCCAGCTGCTCAGCTATGTCAAG GACTTCAGTTTGACAAATGAAAAGGATGCCCAGTCCGGTGGCAGTGATGAGAACTCGGAGCGTGGCAACTGGTCAAGCAAAGCCGATTACCTGCTGTCCATGGTGGGCTATGCCGTGGGCCTGGGCAACGTCTGGCGCTTTCCCTACCTCACCTACCAGAATGGAGGAG GTGCTTTTCTAATCCCCTACACTCTGATGTTGGCGTTAGCTGGCTTGCCCTTGTTTTTCATGGAATGTTCCCTTGGGCAGTTTGCCAGTCTAGGGCCAGTTTCTATCTGGAGAATACTACCGTTGTTTCAAG GAGTGGGCATCACAATGGTCATCATCTCAACATTTGTGACTATCTACTACAACGTTATCATTGCTTATGCACTCTACTACTTATTTGCCTCATTTCAAAAAGTGCTGCCATGGTCAGACTGCTTTTCCTGGGCAGATGAATTCTGCAGCAAGACACAAATAG TAAGCGACTGTAATGCAACATTGCATGGGGAAATCATCCATGCAAACTACTCATTCGTTACAAGCAACAATCTCACGTGTATAAATGGCACTATAGACTACAAACCAGTGCAGTTTCCCAGCGAGCAATACTGGAA CAAAGTGACTCTGCAGCGCTCGAGTGGGCTGGACGAGACCGGCAGGATCGTGTGGTACCTGgctctctgcctcctcctgtcctgGATCATTGTTGGAGCTGCACTgtttaaaggaataaaatctTCGGGAAAG GTTGTCTACTTTACTGCACTCTTCCCATATATCATCCTGCTCATCTTGTTGGTGCGAGGTGCCACCCTGGAAGGTGCTTTGGATGGCATCGAATACTACATTGGGAGACAGTCCAACATCACCAAGCTGATGGAGGCAGAG GTTTGGAAAGATGCAGCCACCCAGATATTTTACTCCCTGTCTGTGGCATGGGGTGGGCTTGTGGCTTTGTCTTCATACAACAGGTTCCACAACAACTGCTACTCAGATGCCATTCTAGTTTGTGTGACCAACTGTGTCACCAGCATATTTGCTGGGTTTGCAATATTCTCGATCCTGGGACATATGGCATTTGTGTCCAAAAGACCTGTCTCAGAAGTTGTGGACTCAG GGTTTGAACTGGCGTTTGTAGCCTACCCAGAGGCTCTCTCCCAGTTACCAGTTTCTCCTCTGTGGtccttcttgtttttcttcatgcttgtgcttttgggccttGACTCTCAGTTTGCCACCATAG AAACACTTACAACCACCATTCAAGATATAAGTCCCAGAGTGATGAAAAAATTAAGAATGCCTGTAACCATGGGTCTGTGTGCATTGTTCTTTCTTCTTGGGCTTATCTGTGTTACTCAG GCAGGAATTTACTGGGTTAACCTAATAGATCACTTCTGTGCTGGATGGGGAATCCTTATTGCAGCTGTCCTGGAGATAGTAGGCATAGTCTACATTTATG GAGGAAACAGATTCATTGAAGATATTGAAATGATGATTGGAAAGAAGAGCTTTTTCTTCTGGCTGTGGTGGAAAATGTGCTGGTTTTTCATCACTCCTGTGCTGTTAATG GCAATTTTGGTCTGGTCTTTGGTCACATTTTCAAGTCCCACTTATGGCTCCGTGTCATACCCAACCTGGGGAACCGCTGTTGGCTGGTGCATGATCATCTTCTGTGTCATCTGGATTCCCATTGCTGCTATTGTAAAAATAGTTCAAGCTGAAGGAACCCTTGTTCAG CGCCTTGTCAGCTGCTGCCGGCCTGCAGCAAACTGGGGCCCCTACCTGGAAAGTCACCGAGGAGAACGATACAGCCACATTGTGGATCCCAAGAAGAATAAGGAGCACGAGATTCCCACTGTGGCTGCCTTCATTGTATACCAGCAATGA
- the SLC6A14 gene encoding sodium- and chloride-dependent neutral and basic amino acid transporter B(0+) isoform X1: MGMLSLPAFLSCGKKKVCAVLPGISWTSSPPAYAHPFQLLSYVKDFSLTNEKDAQSGGSDENSERGNWSSKADYLLSMVGYAVGLGNVWRFPYLTYQNGGGAFLIPYTLMLALAGLPLFFMECSLGQFASLGPVSIWRILPLFQGVGITMVIISTFVTIYYNVIIAYALYYLFASFQKVLPWSDCFSWADEFCSKTQIVSDCNATLHGEIIHANYSFVTSNNLTCINGTIDYKPVQFPSEQYWNKVTLQRSSGLDETGRIVWYLALCLLLSWIIVGAALFKGIKSSGKVVYFTALFPYIILLILLVRGATLEGALDGIEYYIGRQSNITKLMEAEVWKDAATQIFYSLSVAWGGLVALSSYNRFHNNCYSDAILVCVTNCVTSIFAGFAIFSILGHMAFVSKRPVSEVVDSGFELAFVAYPEALSQLPVSPLWSFLFFFMLVLLGLDSQFATIETLTTTIQDISPRVMKKLRMPVTMGLCALFFLLGLICVTQAGIYWVNLIDHFCAGWGILIAAVLEIVGIVYIYGGNRFIEDIEMMIGKKSFFFWLWWKMCWFFITPVLLMAILVWSLVTFSSPTYGSVSYPTWGTAVGWCMIIFCVIWIPIAAIVKIVQAEGTLVQRLVSCCRPAANWGPYLESHRGERYSHIVDPKKNKEHEIPTVAAFIVYQQ; the protein is encoded by the exons atggggatgctcagcctgccCGCCTTTCTGTCCTGCGGGAAGAAGAAG GTCTGTGCTGTCCTGCCAGGGATCAGCTGGACTAGCAGCCCACCTGCCTATGCCCACCCTTTCCAGCTGCTCAGCTATGTCAAG GACTTCAGTTTGACAAATGAAAAGGATGCCCAGTCCGGTGGCAGTGATGAGAACTCGGAGCGTGGCAACTGGTCAAGCAAAGCCGATTACCTGCTGTCCATGGTGGGCTATGCCGTGGGCCTGGGCAACGTCTGGCGCTTTCCCTACCTCACCTACCAGAATGGAGGAG GTGCTTTTCTAATCCCCTACACTCTGATGTTGGCGTTAGCTGGCTTGCCCTTGTTTTTCATGGAATGTTCCCTTGGGCAGTTTGCCAGTCTAGGGCCAGTTTCTATCTGGAGAATACTACCGTTGTTTCAAG GAGTGGGCATCACAATGGTCATCATCTCAACATTTGTGACTATCTACTACAACGTTATCATTGCTTATGCACTCTACTACTTATTTGCCTCATTTCAAAAAGTGCTGCCATGGTCAGACTGCTTTTCCTGGGCAGATGAATTCTGCAGCAAGACACAAATAG TAAGCGACTGTAATGCAACATTGCATGGGGAAATCATCCATGCAAACTACTCATTCGTTACAAGCAACAATCTCACGTGTATAAATGGCACTATAGACTACAAACCAGTGCAGTTTCCCAGCGAGCAATACTGGAA CAAAGTGACTCTGCAGCGCTCGAGTGGGCTGGACGAGACCGGCAGGATCGTGTGGTACCTGgctctctgcctcctcctgtcctgGATCATTGTTGGAGCTGCACTgtttaaaggaataaaatctTCGGGAAAG GTTGTCTACTTTACTGCACTCTTCCCATATATCATCCTGCTCATCTTGTTGGTGCGAGGTGCCACCCTGGAAGGTGCTTTGGATGGCATCGAATACTACATTGGGAGACAGTCCAACATCACCAAGCTGATGGAGGCAGAG GTTTGGAAAGATGCAGCCACCCAGATATTTTACTCCCTGTCTGTGGCATGGGGTGGGCTTGTGGCTTTGTCTTCATACAACAGGTTCCACAACAACTGCTACTCAGATGCCATTCTAGTTTGTGTGACCAACTGTGTCACCAGCATATTTGCTGGGTTTGCAATATTCTCGATCCTGGGACATATGGCATTTGTGTCCAAAAGACCTGTCTCAGAAGTTGTGGACTCAG GGTTTGAACTGGCGTTTGTAGCCTACCCAGAGGCTCTCTCCCAGTTACCAGTTTCTCCTCTGTGGtccttcttgtttttcttcatgcttgtgcttttgggccttGACTCTCAGTTTGCCACCATAG AAACACTTACAACCACCATTCAAGATATAAGTCCCAGAGTGATGAAAAAATTAAGAATGCCTGTAACCATGGGTCTGTGTGCATTGTTCTTTCTTCTTGGGCTTATCTGTGTTACTCAG GCAGGAATTTACTGGGTTAACCTAATAGATCACTTCTGTGCTGGATGGGGAATCCTTATTGCAGCTGTCCTGGAGATAGTAGGCATAGTCTACATTTATG GAGGAAACAGATTCATTGAAGATATTGAAATGATGATTGGAAAGAAGAGCTTTTTCTTCTGGCTGTGGTGGAAAATGTGCTGGTTTTTCATCACTCCTGTGCTGTTAATG GCAATTTTGGTCTGGTCTTTGGTCACATTTTCAAGTCCCACTTATGGCTCCGTGTCATACCCAACCTGGGGAACCGCTGTTGGCTGGTGCATGATCATCTTCTGTGTCATCTGGATTCCCATTGCTGCTATTGTAAAAATAGTTCAAGCTGAAGGAACCCTTGTTCAG CGCCTTGTCAGCTGCTGCCGGCCTGCAGCAAACTGGGGCCCCTACCTGGAAAGTCACCGAGGAGAACGATACAGCCACATTGTGGATCCCAAGAAGAATAAGGAGCACGAGATTCCCACTGTGGCTGCCTTCATTGTATACCAGCAATGA
- the SLC6A14 gene encoding sodium- and chloride-dependent neutral and basic amino acid transporter B(0+) isoform X3, with product MGMLSLPAFLSCGKKKDFSLTNEKDAQSGGSDENSERGNWSSKADYLLSMVGYAVGLGNVWRFPYLTYQNGGGAFLIPYTLMLALAGLPLFFMECSLGQFASLGPVSIWRILPLFQGVGITMVIISTFVTIYYNVIIAYALYYLFASFQKVLPWSDCFSWADEFCSKTQIVSDCNATLHGEIIHANYSFVTSNNLTCINGTIDYKPVQFPSEQYWNKVTLQRSSGLDETGRIVWYLALCLLLSWIIVGAALFKGIKSSGKVVYFTALFPYIILLILLVRGATLEGALDGIEYYIGRQSNITKLMEAEVWKDAATQIFYSLSVAWGGLVALSSYNRFHNNCYSDAILVCVTNCVTSIFAGFAIFSILGHMAFVSKRPVSEVVDSGFELAFVAYPEALSQLPVSPLWSFLFFFMLVLLGLDSQFATIETLTTTIQDISPRVMKKLRMPVTMGLCALFFLLGLICVTQAGIYWVNLIDHFCAGWGILIAAVLEIVGIVYIYGGNRFIEDIEMMIGKKSFFFWLWWKMCWFFITPVLLMAILVWSLVTFSSPTYGSVSYPTWGTAVGWCMIIFCVIWIPIAAIVKIVQAEGTLVQRLVSCCRPAANWGPYLESHRGERYSHIVDPKKNKEHEIPTVAAFIVYQQ from the exons atggggatgctcagcctgccCGCCTTTCTGTCCTGCGGGAAGAAGAAG GACTTCAGTTTGACAAATGAAAAGGATGCCCAGTCCGGTGGCAGTGATGAGAACTCGGAGCGTGGCAACTGGTCAAGCAAAGCCGATTACCTGCTGTCCATGGTGGGCTATGCCGTGGGCCTGGGCAACGTCTGGCGCTTTCCCTACCTCACCTACCAGAATGGAGGAG GTGCTTTTCTAATCCCCTACACTCTGATGTTGGCGTTAGCTGGCTTGCCCTTGTTTTTCATGGAATGTTCCCTTGGGCAGTTTGCCAGTCTAGGGCCAGTTTCTATCTGGAGAATACTACCGTTGTTTCAAG GAGTGGGCATCACAATGGTCATCATCTCAACATTTGTGACTATCTACTACAACGTTATCATTGCTTATGCACTCTACTACTTATTTGCCTCATTTCAAAAAGTGCTGCCATGGTCAGACTGCTTTTCCTGGGCAGATGAATTCTGCAGCAAGACACAAATAG TAAGCGACTGTAATGCAACATTGCATGGGGAAATCATCCATGCAAACTACTCATTCGTTACAAGCAACAATCTCACGTGTATAAATGGCACTATAGACTACAAACCAGTGCAGTTTCCCAGCGAGCAATACTGGAA CAAAGTGACTCTGCAGCGCTCGAGTGGGCTGGACGAGACCGGCAGGATCGTGTGGTACCTGgctctctgcctcctcctgtcctgGATCATTGTTGGAGCTGCACTgtttaaaggaataaaatctTCGGGAAAG GTTGTCTACTTTACTGCACTCTTCCCATATATCATCCTGCTCATCTTGTTGGTGCGAGGTGCCACCCTGGAAGGTGCTTTGGATGGCATCGAATACTACATTGGGAGACAGTCCAACATCACCAAGCTGATGGAGGCAGAG GTTTGGAAAGATGCAGCCACCCAGATATTTTACTCCCTGTCTGTGGCATGGGGTGGGCTTGTGGCTTTGTCTTCATACAACAGGTTCCACAACAACTGCTACTCAGATGCCATTCTAGTTTGTGTGACCAACTGTGTCACCAGCATATTTGCTGGGTTTGCAATATTCTCGATCCTGGGACATATGGCATTTGTGTCCAAAAGACCTGTCTCAGAAGTTGTGGACTCAG GGTTTGAACTGGCGTTTGTAGCCTACCCAGAGGCTCTCTCCCAGTTACCAGTTTCTCCTCTGTGGtccttcttgtttttcttcatgcttgtgcttttgggccttGACTCTCAGTTTGCCACCATAG AAACACTTACAACCACCATTCAAGATATAAGTCCCAGAGTGATGAAAAAATTAAGAATGCCTGTAACCATGGGTCTGTGTGCATTGTTCTTTCTTCTTGGGCTTATCTGTGTTACTCAG GCAGGAATTTACTGGGTTAACCTAATAGATCACTTCTGTGCTGGATGGGGAATCCTTATTGCAGCTGTCCTGGAGATAGTAGGCATAGTCTACATTTATG GAGGAAACAGATTCATTGAAGATATTGAAATGATGATTGGAAAGAAGAGCTTTTTCTTCTGGCTGTGGTGGAAAATGTGCTGGTTTTTCATCACTCCTGTGCTGTTAATG GCAATTTTGGTCTGGTCTTTGGTCACATTTTCAAGTCCCACTTATGGCTCCGTGTCATACCCAACCTGGGGAACCGCTGTTGGCTGGTGCATGATCATCTTCTGTGTCATCTGGATTCCCATTGCTGCTATTGTAAAAATAGTTCAAGCTGAAGGAACCCTTGTTCAG CGCCTTGTCAGCTGCTGCCGGCCTGCAGCAAACTGGGGCCCCTACCTGGAAAGTCACCGAGGAGAACGATACAGCCACATTGTGGATCCCAAGAAGAATAAGGAGCACGAGATTCCCACTGTGGCTGCCTTCATTGTATACCAGCAATGA
- the SLC6A14 gene encoding sodium- and chloride-dependent neutral and basic amino acid transporter B(0+) isoform X4: protein MVGYAVGLGNVWRFPYLTYQNGGGAFLIPYTLMLALAGLPLFFMECSLGQFASLGPVSIWRILPLFQGVGITMVIISTFVTIYYNVIIAYALYYLFASFQKVLPWSDCFSWADEFCSKTQIVSDCNATLHGEIIHANYSFVTSNNLTCINGTIDYKPVQFPSEQYWNKVTLQRSSGLDETGRIVWYLALCLLLSWIIVGAALFKGIKSSGKVVYFTALFPYIILLILLVRGATLEGALDGIEYYIGRQSNITKLMEAEVWKDAATQIFYSLSVAWGGLVALSSYNRFHNNCYSDAILVCVTNCVTSIFAGFAIFSILGHMAFVSKRPVSEVVDSGFELAFVAYPEALSQLPVSPLWSFLFFFMLVLLGLDSQFATIETLTTTIQDISPRVMKKLRMPVTMGLCALFFLLGLICVTQAGIYWVNLIDHFCAGWGILIAAVLEIVGIVYIYGGNRFIEDIEMMIGKKSFFFWLWWKMCWFFITPVLLMAILVWSLVTFSSPTYGSVSYPTWGTAVGWCMIIFCVIWIPIAAIVKIVQAEGTLVQRLVSCCRPAANWGPYLESHRGERYSHIVDPKKNKEHEIPTVAAFIVYQQ from the exons ATGGTGGGCTATGCCGTGGGCCTGGGCAACGTCTGGCGCTTTCCCTACCTCACCTACCAGAATGGAGGAG GTGCTTTTCTAATCCCCTACACTCTGATGTTGGCGTTAGCTGGCTTGCCCTTGTTTTTCATGGAATGTTCCCTTGGGCAGTTTGCCAGTCTAGGGCCAGTTTCTATCTGGAGAATACTACCGTTGTTTCAAG GAGTGGGCATCACAATGGTCATCATCTCAACATTTGTGACTATCTACTACAACGTTATCATTGCTTATGCACTCTACTACTTATTTGCCTCATTTCAAAAAGTGCTGCCATGGTCAGACTGCTTTTCCTGGGCAGATGAATTCTGCAGCAAGACACAAATAG TAAGCGACTGTAATGCAACATTGCATGGGGAAATCATCCATGCAAACTACTCATTCGTTACAAGCAACAATCTCACGTGTATAAATGGCACTATAGACTACAAACCAGTGCAGTTTCCCAGCGAGCAATACTGGAA CAAAGTGACTCTGCAGCGCTCGAGTGGGCTGGACGAGACCGGCAGGATCGTGTGGTACCTGgctctctgcctcctcctgtcctgGATCATTGTTGGAGCTGCACTgtttaaaggaataaaatctTCGGGAAAG GTTGTCTACTTTACTGCACTCTTCCCATATATCATCCTGCTCATCTTGTTGGTGCGAGGTGCCACCCTGGAAGGTGCTTTGGATGGCATCGAATACTACATTGGGAGACAGTCCAACATCACCAAGCTGATGGAGGCAGAG GTTTGGAAAGATGCAGCCACCCAGATATTTTACTCCCTGTCTGTGGCATGGGGTGGGCTTGTGGCTTTGTCTTCATACAACAGGTTCCACAACAACTGCTACTCAGATGCCATTCTAGTTTGTGTGACCAACTGTGTCACCAGCATATTTGCTGGGTTTGCAATATTCTCGATCCTGGGACATATGGCATTTGTGTCCAAAAGACCTGTCTCAGAAGTTGTGGACTCAG GGTTTGAACTGGCGTTTGTAGCCTACCCAGAGGCTCTCTCCCAGTTACCAGTTTCTCCTCTGTGGtccttcttgtttttcttcatgcttgtgcttttgggccttGACTCTCAGTTTGCCACCATAG AAACACTTACAACCACCATTCAAGATATAAGTCCCAGAGTGATGAAAAAATTAAGAATGCCTGTAACCATGGGTCTGTGTGCATTGTTCTTTCTTCTTGGGCTTATCTGTGTTACTCAG GCAGGAATTTACTGGGTTAACCTAATAGATCACTTCTGTGCTGGATGGGGAATCCTTATTGCAGCTGTCCTGGAGATAGTAGGCATAGTCTACATTTATG GAGGAAACAGATTCATTGAAGATATTGAAATGATGATTGGAAAGAAGAGCTTTTTCTTCTGGCTGTGGTGGAAAATGTGCTGGTTTTTCATCACTCCTGTGCTGTTAATG GCAATTTTGGTCTGGTCTTTGGTCACATTTTCAAGTCCCACTTATGGCTCCGTGTCATACCCAACCTGGGGAACCGCTGTTGGCTGGTGCATGATCATCTTCTGTGTCATCTGGATTCCCATTGCTGCTATTGTAAAAATAGTTCAAGCTGAAGGAACCCTTGTTCAG CGCCTTGTCAGCTGCTGCCGGCCTGCAGCAAACTGGGGCCCCTACCTGGAAAGTCACCGAGGAGAACGATACAGCCACATTGTGGATCCCAAGAAGAATAAGGAGCACGAGATTCCCACTGTGGCTGCCTTCATTGTATACCAGCAATGA